A genomic region of Denticeps clupeoides chromosome 9, fDenClu1.1, whole genome shotgun sequence contains the following coding sequences:
- the dipk2b gene encoding divergent protein kinase domain 2B isoform X3: MTRSSRKARVLRTAPGLYVWVLSWALVEVAASADLKPAPASQEKAQSFGRRFVGLDKCNVCVGTSMCQKLYKGDIRFSPRLSSHAELPPANQRSYLGNLTDDSGTWRPVVLSRLLSPMAQRLYDRHICTSAGHEPSCSVENVLRATPRFQVWTKSHLLLPPMVKCLSAPLLRCPSQRLLDRVVQRYTEVRDVGTVQMKHFSEKDKLRLLYTLAANQHSLVLQMFPGPEGWPFPRYHGSCGRVVVWAGTRPLSSLYSSPLERRADAAYQLLHIAQSLASNSLQFQLYYTSVSAEMFGYAEDCRVFVVDTSTIGVIDLLAAHARDLLPATRSVHPRASPSCVKMSSLSCSPPVTCDLLTCPAMWPGTCLSAQTLASLTAPFSMQHVL; encoded by the exons ATGACACGGAGCAGTCGTAAAGCACGGGTGCTGAGGACAGCACCAGGGCTGTATGTCTGGGTGCTCAGCTGGGCACTTGTAGAGGTGGCGGCGTCAGCGGATCTAAAGCCGGCACCGGCTTCTCAGGAGAAAGCACAGAGTTTCGGGAGACGATTCGTGGGTCTGGACAAATGCAacgtgtgtgtggggacctccATGTGCCAGAAGCTTTACAAGGGGGACATTCG TTTTAGCCCAAGGTTGTCTTCGCATGCGGAGCTgccgccagccaatcagaggtctTACCTGGGAAACCTGACGGACGATTCGGGGACCTGGAGGCCTGTGGTCCTATCACGGCTACTCTCACCCATGGCGCAGCGTCTCTACGACCGCCACATCTGTACCTCGGCGGGCCATGAGCCCTCTTGCAGCGTTGAGAATGTACTGAGGGCCACGCCCCGCTTCCAGGTCTGGACAAAGTCACACCTGTTGCTCCCTCCCATGGTGAAG TGTCTGTCTGCCCCGCTGCTGCGCTGCCCATCCCAGAGGCTGTTGGACAGGGTGGTGCAACGCTACACAGAGGTGAGGGACGTGGGCACCGTTCAGATGAAGCACTTCAGCGAAAAGGACAAGCTCCGCCTCCTCTATACTCTGGCTGCCAACCAACATTCCCTAGTGTTGCAG ATGTTTCCGGGACCCGAAGGCTGGCCATTTCCGCGGTACCATGGCTCCTGCGGCAGGGTGGTGGTGTGGGCTGGCACCCGACCCCTGAGCAGCCTGTATTCTTCTCCCCTGGAGCGAAGGGCAGATGCCGCCTACCAGCTCCTCCACATTGCCCAAAGCCTGGCCTCCAACAGCCTACAGTTCCAGCTGTACTACACCAGCGTTTCTGCAGAGATGTTTGGATATGCAGAGGACTGTCGGGTCTTCGTGGTGGACACCAGCACCATCGGGGTCATCGACCTCCTGG CGGCTCATGCACGAGACCTCCTCCCTGCAACGCGGTCCGTTCATCCCAGAGCTTCACCCTCCTGTGTCAAAATGTCCTCCCTCAGCTGCTCCCCTCCGGTGACCTGCGACCTCCTCACCTGCCCAGCAATGTGGCCAGGCACCTGTCTGTCTGCGCAGACGCTGGCCAGTCTGACAGCACCATTCTCCATGCAGCACGTGCTCTGA
- the dipk2b gene encoding divergent protein kinase domain 2B isoform X2, translating into MTRSSRKARVLRTAPGLYVWVLSWALVEVAASADLKPAPASQEKAQSFGRRFVGLDKCNVCVGTSMCQKLYKGDIRFSPRLSSHAELPPANQRSYLGNLTDDSGTWRPVVLSRLLSPMAQRLYDRHICTSAGHEPSCSVENVLRATPRFQVWTKSHLLLPPMVKCLSAPLLRCPSQRLLDRVVQRYTEMFPGPEGWPFPRYHGSCGRVVVWAGTRPLSSLYSSPLERRADAAYQLLHIAQSLASNSLQFQLYYTSVSAEMFGYAEDCRVFVVDTSTIGVIDLLGYPSDHITHCNHTDVFSCLSGSCTRPPPCNAVRSSQSFTLLCQNVLPQLLPSGDLRPPHLPSNVARHLSVCADAGQSDSTILHAARALMDILRPIRPCSLPYGYRYPECRYSDTF; encoded by the exons ATGACACGGAGCAGTCGTAAAGCACGGGTGCTGAGGACAGCACCAGGGCTGTATGTCTGGGTGCTCAGCTGGGCACTTGTAGAGGTGGCGGCGTCAGCGGATCTAAAGCCGGCACCGGCTTCTCAGGAGAAAGCACAGAGTTTCGGGAGACGATTCGTGGGTCTGGACAAATGCAacgtgtgtgtggggacctccATGTGCCAGAAGCTTTACAAGGGGGACATTCG TTTTAGCCCAAGGTTGTCTTCGCATGCGGAGCTgccgccagccaatcagaggtctTACCTGGGAAACCTGACGGACGATTCGGGGACCTGGAGGCCTGTGGTCCTATCACGGCTACTCTCACCCATGGCGCAGCGTCTCTACGACCGCCACATCTGTACCTCGGCGGGCCATGAGCCCTCTTGCAGCGTTGAGAATGTACTGAGGGCCACGCCCCGCTTCCAGGTCTGGACAAAGTCACACCTGTTGCTCCCTCCCATGGTGAAG TGTCTGTCTGCCCCGCTGCTGCGCTGCCCATCCCAGAGGCTGTTGGACAGGGTGGTGCAACGCTACACAGAG ATGTTTCCGGGACCCGAAGGCTGGCCATTTCCGCGGTACCATGGCTCCTGCGGCAGGGTGGTGGTGTGGGCTGGCACCCGACCCCTGAGCAGCCTGTATTCTTCTCCCCTGGAGCGAAGGGCAGATGCCGCCTACCAGCTCCTCCACATTGCCCAAAGCCTGGCCTCCAACAGCCTACAGTTCCAGCTGTACTACACCAGCGTTTCTGCAGAGATGTTTGGATATGCAGAGGACTGTCGGGTCTTCGTGGTGGACACCAGCACCATCGGGGTCATCGACCTCCTGG ggTACCCCTCTGACCACATCACTCATTGCAATCACACTGATGTCTTCTCCTGCCTCAGCGGCTCATGCACGAGACCTCCTCCCTGCAACGCGGTCCGTTCATCCCAGAGCTTCACCCTCCTGTGTCAAAATGTCCTCCCTCAGCTGCTCCCCTCCGGTGACCTGCGACCTCCTCACCTGCCCAGCAATGTGGCCAGGCACCTGTCTGTCTGCGCAGACGCTGGCCAGTCTGACAGCACCATTCTCCATGCAGCACGTGCTCTGATGGACATCCTCAGACCAATAAGGCCTTGCAGCCTTCCCTATGGATACAGATACCCAGAGTGCCGCTACAGTGACACATTCTGA
- the dipk2b gene encoding divergent protein kinase domain 2B isoform X1 — protein sequence MTRSSRKARVLRTAPGLYVWVLSWALVEVAASADLKPAPASQEKAQSFGRRFVGLDKCNVCVGTSMCQKLYKGDIRFSPRLSSHAELPPANQRSYLGNLTDDSGTWRPVVLSRLLSPMAQRLYDRHICTSAGHEPSCSVENVLRATPRFQVWTKSHLLLPPMVKCLSAPLLRCPSQRLLDRVVQRYTEVRDVGTVQMKHFSEKDKLRLLYTLAANQHSLVLQMFPGPEGWPFPRYHGSCGRVVVWAGTRPLSSLYSSPLERRADAAYQLLHIAQSLASNSLQFQLYYTSVSAEMFGYAEDCRVFVVDTSTIGVIDLLGYPSDHITHCNHTDVFSCLSGSCTRPPPCNAVRSSQSFTLLCQNVLPQLLPSGDLRPPHLPSNVARHLSVCADAGQSDSTILHAARALMDILRPIRPCSLPYGYRYPECRYSDTF from the exons ATGACACGGAGCAGTCGTAAAGCACGGGTGCTGAGGACAGCACCAGGGCTGTATGTCTGGGTGCTCAGCTGGGCACTTGTAGAGGTGGCGGCGTCAGCGGATCTAAAGCCGGCACCGGCTTCTCAGGAGAAAGCACAGAGTTTCGGGAGACGATTCGTGGGTCTGGACAAATGCAacgtgtgtgtggggacctccATGTGCCAGAAGCTTTACAAGGGGGACATTCG TTTTAGCCCAAGGTTGTCTTCGCATGCGGAGCTgccgccagccaatcagaggtctTACCTGGGAAACCTGACGGACGATTCGGGGACCTGGAGGCCTGTGGTCCTATCACGGCTACTCTCACCCATGGCGCAGCGTCTCTACGACCGCCACATCTGTACCTCGGCGGGCCATGAGCCCTCTTGCAGCGTTGAGAATGTACTGAGGGCCACGCCCCGCTTCCAGGTCTGGACAAAGTCACACCTGTTGCTCCCTCCCATGGTGAAG TGTCTGTCTGCCCCGCTGCTGCGCTGCCCATCCCAGAGGCTGTTGGACAGGGTGGTGCAACGCTACACAGAGGTGAGGGACGTGGGCACCGTTCAGATGAAGCACTTCAGCGAAAAGGACAAGCTCCGCCTCCTCTATACTCTGGCTGCCAACCAACATTCCCTAGTGTTGCAG ATGTTTCCGGGACCCGAAGGCTGGCCATTTCCGCGGTACCATGGCTCCTGCGGCAGGGTGGTGGTGTGGGCTGGCACCCGACCCCTGAGCAGCCTGTATTCTTCTCCCCTGGAGCGAAGGGCAGATGCCGCCTACCAGCTCCTCCACATTGCCCAAAGCCTGGCCTCCAACAGCCTACAGTTCCAGCTGTACTACACCAGCGTTTCTGCAGAGATGTTTGGATATGCAGAGGACTGTCGGGTCTTCGTGGTGGACACCAGCACCATCGGGGTCATCGACCTCCTGG ggTACCCCTCTGACCACATCACTCATTGCAATCACACTGATGTCTTCTCCTGCCTCAGCGGCTCATGCACGAGACCTCCTCCCTGCAACGCGGTCCGTTCATCCCAGAGCTTCACCCTCCTGTGTCAAAATGTCCTCCCTCAGCTGCTCCCCTCCGGTGACCTGCGACCTCCTCACCTGCCCAGCAATGTGGCCAGGCACCTGTCTGTCTGCGCAGACGCTGGCCAGTCTGACAGCACCATTCTCCATGCAGCACGTGCTCTGATGGACATCCTCAGACCAATAAGGCCTTGCAGCCTTCCCTATGGATACAGATACCCAGAGTGCCGCTACAGTGACACATTCTGA